The Cygnus olor isolate bCygOlo1 chromosome 24, bCygOlo1.pri.v2, whole genome shotgun sequence sequence GTAACAGAAGAGGCCAAAAGCAGATATTGAGACATACAATGTAGGTGCAGCTTCTGCTGAGGCGCAACAATCATTCATGCAGCATAGGACAGGTTGTTTCTTTAGCTGATTTCCTAGTAGATGTGAATTGGAATTTCTAGTGCTACATTTCTGAACAGTGCGTTGAGGGCCTGCCTCCTGTAAAACAGAATTAGAACCTTAGAGATTGCATATTTGGTGTCACGTTGAATATGGTGAAAGGCAGGAAAGATACTCAACTGGTACATATATATCATTCCATGTAAGTGTAACAGCTATTCCTGTGTGGCTGCTCATAGGCACTGAGAAAATTGACGTACTGGCAGAAGCTTTAAAGGCAGCCATGAAGCTGGAAGAATAGGCAGAGCAAAGCAACAGCAGGTGCTGAACTGCATGGGTGGGGTCATTTGAGGATGTAAGTGCAGGGACAGACAGTGGAACGAGGAATGAGCATTGGCTGCAGCTTAGGGATGTCATGTCCATCTTAGGCCAGACCAAGCTTTTGCCCACTGGTTCCATAACCagaattataaagaaaatagtttaaGTTTTCCAAATGTTCACAAATCACCCATCgtgaaaaaaaaactctgaaaacaacTAGTCTAAACTTTTTACTAGTCtttaataggaagaaaaataggaagGCCTAGAAGAGAAAACACGCAATAAAGCATGGTCTAGACCTTTACTTCCGCAGTAATTAGTATAAAGCAGCATTACATTGCCCAAATTTACAAAATGCATCTCTTGTACTTTACTAATTAATCAGAGTCTGATGAAATAGTCCCAACACATCTGCTTACTCTATTCTATTCTGGATTGTATGAGTGCTATGAAATTGttgtttatataaaattatCTTATTCAGCACTTCTTCACTCCGCTTGATTATCTCTGGGATCATACAGGAACTTTTATTTGATAAAGCatcataaatatttctcttgggTCTGTCTCAACGAGGATGTAAACTTGAAAGATGACTCAAGGTAGCAGGAGTCCTGCTAAAACATTATTGTTGAAAACACTGACAATAAAGTTGGTAATATTAaacaagttaattaaaaaaaaaaaaaaagtggcacaAGGTTACGTTTTGCATCAAGGACATCAGAGATCTTTAACAGTAGTTTTAGTtagcaaataaataacaaagaacCAAGTCAGCATTACAAAGCTTGTTATTTTAACTTGAGTAGAGGATGTTTACTGTTAAAAGGGACAAACAAGAATATTAGATAAGAAGACAGCCCAGCAGACCTCAGCTCAGAATTTATCACACACCGCTTAAGGGAGTATTTAAAAAGATAACCGGGACCGCCCTCGGGTCAGGGACGGCCGCCCTCCTGCAAACACAGcgctctgcacagagcagctttcATTTCACACGAAGCCCCCCGCCAGAGGTTTTCCACCCGGGCCTCCTTGCCATCTGAAAGCAACGTCGTGAGCCTCGGGTCACCGCGTTCGGAAGCAAGAACCGTTGAGACCAGCTTGCCCGCAGCGTTCCGGCACGGAGAAAACCCGCAGCCCCGGGCTCTGCAAACCAAGGCGCGCTACGAGGCCGAAGCCGCCAACCTGAGGCGCGCCGGCCCCTAACGCCCTTTCCGTTGTGTctgcgccccgctccccccaccCAGCACGGCAGAACCGCCAGGGGGCGGCGCGCTGCGCTCCCGGCCTGCCCGTGCCGTGGCCGCCAGGGGGCGGCAGCGGCCGAGGCGGCGCTCccgggcggggccgcgcctGCTCCtcggcggcgcggggcgggcggcccggaagcggcggcggggcccgcgGGCGGTCCGCGGCGGCCGGGCTCGCACGTGCCCGCTCCCGGCGGCGGGCATggggccgccgccgcggggGTGAGGAGCGCGGCTCGCCTCGGCGCGCGCCATGACCTGCACCATCGAGAAGATCCTCACGGACGCCAAGACGCTGCTGGAGCGGCTGAAGGAGCACGACACCGCGGCCGAGTCGCTCATCGACCAGTCCGCCGTGCTGCACCAGCGCGTGGCCGCCATGAGGGAGGCGGGCGCGGCGCCGGCCGAGAAGGTGAGCGCGGCCGGCGGGGCGGCAGGACCCACAGCGGCGGctcggccgggccggggcgcTCCGGCGGATGGGGCGGACGCGTCCCGGCTGCGGCCACACGCGCTCCTGTCCCAGGAGAACACGCAGATCCGCGACCTGCGCCGGGAGAACCGGGGTGAGCCTggccgaggggctggggggggggaagcccgggagcgcggcgggcggggggcccgggggcgggcgggcgggcgggcgggggcccCGGGAGCGCGGCGGTTCGGCATCGGCTGGCCGGGGGGGGAGGCCCGGCGGCCGGCTCCCCAGGCCCGCGAGGAGGCAGCGGGAGTCCAGCGAGCGGCCGGCACTGGGGACCCCTGGGCGTCGGCCGTCCTCGTTGTGGGGAACTGCTGTCAGCCCGCGGCAACGCCGTGCTGTGTTTTGCAGCGCTGTGGATCTCGCTGGAGGAGCACCAAGACGCGTTAGAGCTCATCATGagcaaatacagaaagcagatgTTACAGTTAATGCAAGGGAGAAAAGGCGAAGATGCAGAACCGGTCTTGAAAGTTCATCAGGCTAATTCTGTGGTAAGGTGGGAACGGGGGCAGAAGAGGGCACGAGAAACTTGTTCACTTTTTCTTGCGTGCTTTCATAAAACCTTTTCCTTGCATGGAATGTCTCTGCTCCAAAACACGTTTTCTGAAACTCTTGTctctttggtattttttttctctattctttttACAGCATAAAAGTTATGACAGATGTCACAAAGGACACTGAAAAGCGTAAGCCTTTTGTGGCCCAGTTGAAGGCTCATTGTCTGTACACTAGATGGTACATACCATGGATTAATCCTTAATGTCGTTGTTGCCACTTCAGAGAAGCACACGCATCAGAGTTGTTATTGTTCGATAGTTGTAACAAAGGAAGAAGAACCTCCAAAATCTCTGTTAGCTGCCATATGTTTAGGTCTTAAGAAATCATCATTTCCACTTGCTTTTTACTCAGTGCAACAGACTAAAAGTGTACCTTTGTTCATGTCTTGACTTCGGCGGTGCAAGATGGCTACTGATAACTGTTGGTTGGTTTACATTTAGGTGccaaataataatacaatacGTTAGCTATCTGATTAAGGCTTATTAATTTAGGGAtttgttaaaatacatgtttacgTGATTGGAGAATAAGCAAGCTGGTTCAACCTaagatttcatatttttttttaattgcagttggATTCAGTCAAATTCTTTGTAGTGATATCTGGCaattcatttcttctctgttttgtgttGCTTAAGTCTTCTGAAGTTAAGTAGTGTAGTAACTCTTGTTTCCATTGCTTGCCTAGGTACACCAATTACTCTGTCCATCAAGACTTAATATTTGAGCAAAGCTGTCATTGTTCTCAGGCACTGCTTTTGCATCATGGTAGTGCCACAGTAATACCAAGATGAAAAGACTGGAGTAACCTCTTACACTACAATGGAATATCCCAAGATTGTTTCAACATCTAAGCAAAATCTTCACTTCTTGTGAATTAttgatatttttgtgtttaCATATTTGAGTTCCTCCTTAAATATGATATGTTGAAATTGAATGTGCTTCGGATAGGAACTAATATTGTATTACACATTggaatttttctgtgttcattaATGTGCGTTTCTGACCTTCAACAAAATGCATCTTCCAAAGGATTAGAACTATTTCTAGACAGATTCTGTTAAAAAACATCCCAGTAGACTCTGGTCTTTTGcttggcttcctttttttttttttctcttccttcttagATGAGActgtttacttcattttttaatttagtcttGAAGTCTTACCTGCTTTTTATATTagatgttcttaaaaaaaaaagtcaggctTTCCTAACGCAACAATGTGAAACTTGCTGCACACTAATTCTGTTCACCTGAATCTATTGTCTCTGTCCTTCTCACACTTCAAATGACTTCCATATTGGCATGTAAGGGTGCCTTCTGTTTTGCTGACTGATGTTATTCTATTCACTGCTTTCATTGATGACTGATAGTAGTGGACAATGCGGTACCTGTCTTGAAATGTTGTATAGGTTAGAAAGGATTGCAGGTTCCTGGAAGGAAAggattaaaattgaaaatagtCCAAAACTAAGAAGTTGAAAGTAGTTTACTTGCAAGGAATAAATTGCTACTGCTTTTGCCTGAACATATtgaatgtattatttttcatgtctttcagGAAATTGAAAGTCAGATAGATAGAATATGTGAGATGGGAGAAGTGATGAGAAAAGCTATACAAGTCGATGATGATCAGTTCTTTAAAGTTCGGGAGAAGCTGGCTCAGCTGGAGGTAAGAACCAATATAATTGCTAAGAGATAGATCAAAGTTTTGGAGTCTCTAGATCTGCTCTGgggtttctttttgtgtgtcGGGGATTTATAACAATCAAATTGGGACAAGGGTGGGTGGGGTTGGGAAGTAAGGAACGGGGTCCgtttattttcaagttattGATGTTTCAAGCATCTTAAAGAGAGAAGTTAAAGATATGCTTCAAATGATGTGGTTTCCCTCTTGCTAGCACCGCATTAATGCATGTGTTACAACATCAGTTTTATTTAGTGGTGGTGGAGTGGGGCTACTTAAAGGTTATAGACCTTTAATTGTGAATTAGCTCATTtctatttcagcaaaaatattgattttgCAGCTTGAAAACAAAGAGCTGCGCGAACTATTGTCAATCAGCAAAGAATCTTTTGAGGTGGGGAGAGAAGATCTGCCTGACAGTGAAGCTTAGGTTACAAAATGATGTTACCTCCAAATCTTTACTTCAGAGACTATTATGAAATCACCCAACAAGGAAGGATGGTTTGTAATTTGTTCTTTCAGGTGattccttttgtgtttgttttatctttcaaaatgtgtggcctgttttctctgcatttgtCTCAAATTGCATACTCTCGATGGCAGAAGCTTGCATTGCTGCTCTGTCTTATTAATTGCAGCATACAAATGCATAACAATGAAGTATTCATGGTGTGTACTCCCTTGTGATagtttatttcttctcatgaatgttatttttgatGAGCTTTAGTTAATAATTCCAACGGTGCAGATGGAACATAAATCTACTTTGTCAGTAGCTAGAGAACATAATACTGATTACGGTGGTTTTATTTGATAGAAGGAATAAGAGACTCTTTGAAAACTACATTGTAAATAGTAGGTACGCATTTTGCTTTGCCTGCACAAAGCAggcacacagcttttgctttgctttgaagaCCTAACACTCAGTATTTGGCTGGATTAACATTCTTGAACAACTGCTTAGAGGCAGATTGAGAGAATAACAGATAGTCAATAGAGCACTTTAATTAGTAACTCACATGAAGAGTATACTTTGCCTTGATTTAGAGGGGAAGACTGGAGTTAATGACCCTTCCTCACACCTGCATTTTTGAAGGATGTTGCATATGTGACTTTTTTTGTGGGTAGACCTGTTCTGTCTTTACCTGTGCTCCAAGGTATGTGAATACTGGCTAGCTCTGATCCGAAGGCAGTGCAGTCGAGCCAGTCTAGTACACACAGCAGAGAACACGTCATTTTCACATCAAAGCTGTTTGGCCTTACACCACTTCGGACTTCAGGAAGAGTGAACTGTAGCCTGCCTCAAATAGaataaaccaaaaccaaccacatagacagatttttaatgttatatcACAGGTAAGTCTAGTGACAGATGTATTACGTATTTATTGCAAAAACGCTATATTGGGTGAAATTGCAGTGTTGCAGGACTTTTTCAATATTGtggtatttttaaaggcattttaatataaacagtTTTGTTCTATTGGTGATCGAAAGAATCCTTCAAGAACAGTAAACATCTTATTTCCTATGTTAAAGTTTtatgccactttttttttcccaaatgagaATTTCGATAGATGCAGAAGGtgatttagttctttttttttttttttttaataagacatTTCCTTGCAGTCCTTTGGAATATCCAGAAAAATTGTTGAGAAGATACAAGGGATTCTTGTACAGAAGTGTTCTTGTATACAGTTCTTTgttattagaaattatttaagaGGGAATAAAAGTAACTGTGGGcagtgttttctgaagtgtATTCTGTTCCGTGAGTCCTGGCAatatttctgtctgttctgcCTGTacccaaatctttttttttacccattCTCACTTTACCTTGATGCTCGAAAGAAATATTACGAAGACcaaaaatgttgcatttgaTCTCTTTTAAATTAACGTAATCTGAAGTGTGTGACAATGCTTTTTTACCTTAATTACGCTCGTGTAGTTTAAAGTTCTTTTAATAGGCTCGTTGTCATGCAGCCTGAAGAATTGGAAACTAAATAGCAGTTGCTTTGACTAACAGGTTCATCATTAATTAGCAGGTAGCTGCGTTAACAGGAAGTTTAAATTTGTTGGTTTGCTGCTGTCCTACTTTGGTTGTGTGAGCACGGAGCCTGTAGAGGTGTGACTGTGTGCAATTGTTACGGGCTGCTGGGGATTTTTGTAAGAACTGGCTCGGCTCCAGCTGAAAGCTGGAAGCAAGTAGCTTCACACTAGAGAACTGCCTTTCCCTGAGATCTCCACACAGCCTGCCTCCTTGTGTTTGTTCAGCACAGTGTGGAGGACAGACACGgcgcgctgctgctgcctggaggcCCAGCGTTCCCTTAGGTGAGGTTTCCGCTCCAGGCAGAGGTGTTCCCGATGGCACCGTGCCTGCCCTTGCGCGGCCCCGGTAGAATCGCGTTCCCCTGGGCCTCAGGAGCCCAGGGAAGGAGGTCCCggcaccagctgcagctccgTGCCCTCGCCGAGGCCGGCGTGGTGCAGCGGGCCCGGGGGCtgtgcccggccccgccgctgcctcGCCCCCTTCCCTcaggcgcgggggggggggtggggggggggcgtggcTCGCCTGCGCAGTAGCCgcagtgctgggctgtgccGTTGGCCTGTTGCCCGGCGCGCATGCGCACCACGCGACCGCTGGGGCCGCTGTGGGCGCAGGCGCGGCTCCGCCCCCCGTTCTCGCGAGAGGCCGGGATTTATTCCTAcgtgctgtgccgtgctgcTCATGGCGGCGCTGGAGCGGGGGCGCTGAGCTGTTGGGGTGAGTGCGGCGggcggcagcccccggcggctcccggcgCCGCGGAGACGGCGCTCGCGCGAGCGAGGGGGTACCGGGGCCTCCGGGGGACGGCGAACGAGGCGGGAGGCGCCTTCGGCCCCGCGCCCTGCCTACCGCAGCGGGCTCGGCGGGGGGAGGCTGCCCCGCGCCTCCCCTCGGCTGCGCGGAGCGGGGCGaccgcggggcgggggcgggggcggcccgCCTGCTCGGCCGCCGCCCGCGGCGACGGGGAGCCGGCGGCCGCGGGCCGCCGGGCCGCGGCGGCGTGCGCACTACGTTTCCCGGCGTCCCGCGGGCGGAGGCCCCGCCgcggggggccccggggggccGGAGTCCCGCCTGgccgcgggggcggggcggcggcggctccggaACTCGCTTTCCCGGCGTGCCGCGCGGCCCGCCGCGCCGCGGGGCctgccgggggctgcagggcgaGAGGCGCCGGCTCGGCCGGGGCGCCGCGGGGGGGGAGACTACGGGTCCCGGCAGGCCCCGGGCGAGGCCTCGGCGCTGGGCCTCCTGGGGAcgggcggccgcgggggggggaggggggcggcggcggtCGGCAGCTCCCGGCGTGCCCcgcgcgcggccccgcccgccgcAGAGCCGGGCCCCGTCCCTTTGTGTGCGGGGAGCGGCCGCCATCGCCCCCCTTTGTGTGAGGGgagggcggccccggcccctccctccctccgcgGCGCTCTGCCCCGGCACGGGCGGCGGCCGAGCCCGCCGCGGCCCCTCGCTGGCCCCCGCGCTGCCGCAGCGCCGGGCCGCGGCGATGTgctgcccgctgcccccgcTCGGCGCGCCGCTGGCCGGGGCTCCTGGCGCCGCCCCTCGACGGAGCTCGCGGCTCCGGCGGCGCGGCCACCATCTTGGTGTGCGCCTCCTGGGGCTGGCGGCGCCCAGAGGCCGGTGGTGT is a genomic window containing:
- the SIKE1 gene encoding suppressor of IKBKE 1 isoform X1 encodes the protein MTCTIEKILTDAKTLLERLKEHDTAAESLIDQSAVLHQRVAAMREAGAAPAEKVSAAGGAAGPTAAARPGRGAPADGADASRLRPHALLSQENTQIRDLRRENRALWISLEEHQDALELIMSKYRKQMLQLMQGRKGEDAEPVLKVHQANSVEIESQIDRICEMGEVMRKAIQVDDDQFFKVREKLAQLELENKELRELLSISKESFEVGREDLPDSEA
- the SIKE1 gene encoding suppressor of IKBKE 1 isoform X2, whose translation is MTCTIEKILTDAKTLLERLKEHDTAAESLIDQSAVLHQRVAAMREAGAAPAEKVSAAGGAAGPTAAARPGRGAPADGADASRLRPHALLSQENTQIRDLRRENRALWISLEEHQDALELIMSKYRKQMLQLMQGRKGEDAEPVLKVHQANSVEIESQIDRICEMGEVMRKAIQVDDDQFFKVREKLAQLEQKY